Genomic window (Bacillus sp. (in: firmicutes)):
TGTGAGGATCTAAAAGAAAAGGGTTACAATGATTTATTCCGTGAAAGAACTGGCTTGCTCATAGACCCTTATTTTTCAGGGACAAAAGTAAAATGGATTTTGGAACATGTCGAAGGTGCTCGAGAGAAAGCTGAACAAGGAAAGTTATTATTTGGGACAATCGATACTTGGGTGGTTTGGAAGCTTTCCGGTGAAAGAGCCCATGTTACAGATTATTCCAATGCGTCAAGGACCTTAATGTATAATATTCATGAGCTGAAATGGGATGAAGAGCTTTTAGAGATTTTAAGTGTGCCAAAATCAATGCTACCTGAAGTTCGCCCTTCATCGGAGATTTATGTAAATACAAAGGATACTCATTTCTTTGGAAAAGAAGTTCCAATAGCTGGAATAGCAGGCGATCAGCAAGCAGCGTTGTTTGGTCAAGCTTGTTTTAGTGAAGGAATGGCCAAAAACACCTATGGCACAGGCTGCTTTATGCTGATGAATACAGGGGAAAAAGCGGTGCACTCTGAAAATGGCTTGTTAACAACCATTGCTTGGGGAATCAATGGCAAGATCAACTATGCGCTAGAAGGCAGTATTTTTGTTGCAGGTTCGGCCATTCAATGGCTCAGAGATGGCCTTCGCATGATTAAAAACACCAAGGATTGTGAGGGGTATGCTACAAAGGTTGCATCGACAGACGGGGTTTATGTTGTACCAGCATTTGTCGGTCTTGGTACCCCATATTGGGATAGTGATGTCCGCGGAGCAGTTTTTGGACTTACACGTGGTACTTCAAAAGAACATTTTATCCGTGCGATGCTTGAGTCATTGGCCTATCAGACAAAAGATGTTTTATCAGCAATGGAAAGAGACTCTGGGATTGATTTGAAAACATTGCGGGTTGATGGTGGGGTTGTTAAGAACAACTTCTTAATGGAGTTCCAAAGTGACATTCTCAATGTTCCGGTAGAAAGGCCGATTATAAATGAAACAACGGCACTAGGAGCTGCTTACTTGGCGGGACTAGCGGTTGGATTTTGGGAAAGTCAGGGGGAAATTTCAACACAATGGGCGATTGATAAAAAGTTTGCTCCAAAAATGGATGAAGTTAGCCGTGATAAATTATACAATGGCTGGAAAAAGGCTGTTCAAGCCGCTATGGCATTTAAGTAAAAAATTAAGATAATAACCTTGTAGGAGAACGGGAGAGACCACAAAGCATTATCATTCAAGGATCGTGTTTTTGTGGTCTCTTTTTAGAATAATGTAAATTCAAATCCCTTTGCGTGAATTCCATCAATCATTTGCGGCAATACGGAAACGGTTTGCGTTAATTCATGCATA
Coding sequences:
- the glpK gene encoding glycerol kinase GlpK, with product MEKYILSLDQGTTSSRAILFDKSGGIVHVAQKEFTQYFPKAGWVEHNANEIWGSILSVIAAVLSESGVKPEQIAGIGITNQRETTVVWDKETGEPVYNAIVWQSRQTSEICEDLKEKGYNDLFRERTGLLIDPYFSGTKVKWILEHVEGAREKAEQGKLLFGTIDTWVVWKLSGERAHVTDYSNASRTLMYNIHELKWDEELLEILSVPKSMLPEVRPSSEIYVNTKDTHFFGKEVPIAGIAGDQQAALFGQACFSEGMAKNTYGTGCFMLMNTGEKAVHSENGLLTTIAWGINGKINYALEGSIFVAGSAIQWLRDGLRMIKNTKDCEGYATKVASTDGVYVVPAFVGLGTPYWDSDVRGAVFGLTRGTSKEHFIRAMLESLAYQTKDVLSAMERDSGIDLKTLRVDGGVVKNNFLMEFQSDILNVPVERPIINETTALGAAYLAGLAVGFWESQGEISTQWAIDKKFAPKMDEVSRDKLYNGWKKAVQAAMAFK